A single genomic interval of Notolabrus celidotus isolate fNotCel1 chromosome 13, fNotCel1.pri, whole genome shotgun sequence harbors:
- the tmem121ab gene encoding transmembrane protein 121Ab, protein MVLPPPDKRHVCLTTIVIMTSMAFMDAYLVEQNQGPRKIGVCIIVLVGDVCFLIVLRYVAVWVGAEVRTARRGYAMILWFLYIFVLEIKLYFVFQNCKADRKSLETVARKALTLLLSVCVPGLYLVLVALDSMEYVRTFRKKEDMRSRLFWVALDLLDLLDIQANLWEPQRTGLPIWAEGLMFFYCYILLLILPCVSLSEISMQGEHMTPQKMMLYPVLSLVTINVVTILIRGVNMILFQDSRVSTIFVGKNVVAIATKASTFLEYRRQVKEFPHPQNAMALELQQNSVSHTQPLPNATSLPHEPSPAQDVIDT, encoded by the coding sequence ATGGTGTTGCCGCCCCCAGACAAACGCCACGTGTGCCTGACCACCATCGTCATTATGACCAGCATGGCCTTCATGGATGCCTACCTGGTGGAGCAGAACCAGGGTCCCAGGAAGATTGGGGTTTGTATAATAGTGCTAGTAGGGGATGTTTGCTTCCTCATAGTCTTGCGGTATGTGGCCGTGTGGGTTGGTGCTGAGGTGCGCACCGCCCGAAGAGGCTACGCAATGATCCTTTGGTTTTTGTACATCTTCGTCCTGGAGATCAAGCTCTACTTTGTCTTCCAGAATTGCAAGGCAGACAGGAAGAGTTTGGAGACAGTGGCCAGGAAGGCTTTGACGTTATTATTATCTGTATGTGTACCAGGTTTAtacttggttctggttgctcTGGATAGTATGGAGTACGTAAGAACTTTCCGAAAGAAGGAGGACATGAGGAGTCGTCTATTCTGGGTGGCGCTGGACCTGCTAGACCTGCTGGATATCCAAGCCAACTTGTGGGAGCCCCAGCGGACAGGCCTGCCCATCTGGGCCGAGGGCCTGATGTTCTTCTACTGCTACATTCTGCTGCTCATCCTACCCTGTGTATCACTCAGTGAGATCAGCATGCAGGGTGAGCACATGACGCCCCAGAAGATGATGCTGTACCCAGTTCTGAGCCTGGTCACTATCAATGTGGTCACTATCCTTATACGAGGTGTAAACATGATTCTGTTTCAGGACAGCCGTGTTTCCACCATCTTTGTCGGAAAGAATGTGGTGGCCATCGCCACCAAGGCATCCACCTTCTTAGAGTACCGCAGGCAGGTGAAGGAGTTCCCCCACCCCCAGAACGCAATGGCACTCGAGCTGCAGCAGAACTCTGTGAGTCACACGCAGCCACTGCCAAATGCTACCAGTTTGCCACACGAACCTTCGCCAGCGCAGGACGTCATTGACACATGA